AACCCCAACGCGAAAGATTTTAAATGGCAACTCCAACTACAAATTGTGTGTCAGAAAATCAATCCTTCCCTCAATGTGTTGATTCTAGGCAATTATCCTGTTTTAGTCGCCGCCGATCCTCAATTGCTCATGGTTTCAGTAGCACAGATGTATTACCCCTCTAACCTTAGTGAAAGGCAAGTAGCAGGATACCGTGCCCTTATTACTGCCAAGAGGAACGAGCAGTATCGTCCAGATAGGGACAGGTATTTATAGTGCAGAGAGGGGCGAGAATTATTCGGGAGAGCGAAATAGGGGAAACCCCATCACTATTTGACCCCAAACCTGGGATGGGATCGCTTTATGAATCTTATAAACTGGAAACCCTCCCTTTATAGCGCGAATTCGGGATAAGGAGATAGAAGGAGGGGTAACCCTCCCTTATTTTATAAAAATTTGACGCGAAGCTCTTGGGATATTTCAGCTTGTGCATGAGGCCTCTATCATTTTATGTATTGTAAGGGCTGAGATTTACTTGTGATAAATAATATGCTTGAATCCCTGCTCTACTTTAAAATGCCGAAAAGTTTTTCATGAAAAATGAAATTTATTATGTAACGGGTAATGCCGGAAAATTTGAAGAAGTCTCCGAATTTTTTCAAAAAAAATGTCCTGAATTAACGATTAAACAGTATGCGCTGGACATCGATGAAATACAAAGCTTAGATCAAAAAGCCGTAGTGCGTGATAAAGTTAAAAAAGCCTATGCTGCTTTGAATAAACCTTTACTGTTAGATGATGGCGGCATTTTTTTTGAAGCGTACCACCAATTTCCAGGCACCTTGTCGAAATTTGTTTTTCAAGGATTGGGGTTTAAGGGCTTGTTTAAATTGGTTGAAGAAGATAATCGAGCCGCTTTTATTCTGCAGTTAGCGTATACCGATGGCAAGCAAATACAGTTATTTGAAGGCAGTTGTAAAGGTACGGTTGTGATACCTGAGGATTTATCGAGCCATCCGCAGCTGCCATTTACCGCTATTTTTAAACCGAATGGATCGGATAAAACCTTAGCTGAATTGCGTTATACCCCAGATTTTTTTCATTACTCTTTTCGTCAACAAGCGTTAAAGAAATTTGTTGAATGGTATATCGTGAAAGACACTGTTTAATTGATGAAAACCAGTATGACCCATCAAAAAAATTATACAAGTTTATACTCACAGCAATGGGATTTTTGGCAAGGCGCCGCGAAAATGAAGCAACCGGAGTGTATATATGATACATGAGGATTGCGAATTGAGCGGGAACGCCGCCAAAAATTCAAGTGCGAAGAGTATACAGAAACGAGTCATTTTATCCGCGTCTATAGGTACCGTTTTAGAATGGTATGACTTTGCCATCTATGCCTTTTTAGCCGCTGTTTTCGCAAAGCTTTTTTTTCAAAATTTAGCGCCGACGGTGGCGTTGATGTTCAGCTATGGTGTTTTTGCTATCGGTTATATTGCGCGTCCAATAGGTGCCATGCTATTTGGCCATTTAGGCGATACACAGGGAAGACAAAAGAGTTTAAGTATTACGCTGTTATTAATGGCAGCCGCGACCTTTGGAATAGGGTTATTACCTAGCTATGAAACGGTCGGCATAGTCGCGCCTATTTTGTTGGTTATATTACGTTTGTTGCAAGGTATTGCTATTGGCGGTGAGTCCTTTGGTTCCGTTTGTTTTACCATTGAATCGATTCCACCTAAAAGAACTGGTTTTTATTCGGCTTTAGTGTGGTCTAGTTCTTCCACCGGCATGTTATTGGCCTCGGTGGTTGTGTTTATTACCTTTGTGTTATTTAAAGGAAATTCGCTTTATACTTTTGGTTGGCGATTGCCATTTTTATTGGCGGCACTGGGCGGTGTTATCGGTAGCTATGTTCGTTATAAAACCAGCGAAACACCCGTTTTCCAGTGTTTAGTACGTGATAGCTTAGTCGCCAAATTTCCGCTGAAGACTATTTTTCTCTCACATAAATCCTTAGTGGCGCAGTTATTTGGATTATATCTACTATCGGCATTAATTACGTATATCGCTTTTATTTTTATGCCGGTGTATTTTTCAGATGTGTTAGGTCACTCTAGAGTGAGTGCCAATACAGTGAATACGGTTATGTTGGTCAGCGTGGTTGTTTTATTTGTTTTTTCTGGTTTCTTATCTGACAAAATAGGGCGAAAACCTATTATGTTAACAGCTGCTTGTGGGTTTGCGATTCTATCGTACCCACTTTATTGCTTTATTTCCCACGGAAACATCGTAGAATTAATTATTGCACAATCAGTATTTACATTGCTGTCCGCGGGATTTCAAGGTCCACTGATGGCGCTGACGATCGATTTAATACCGGTTAATATTCGTTATAGCTTAGGTTCATTGAGTTATAATTTAGCCTATTCTATTTTTGGTGGAACCGTTCCTCTCGTCGCTATGTTTTTAATAACAAAAACACACAATGTGGCAATGCCGGGCTTGTATTTAGCCGCTGGCGCTGCGGTGGCTATTTTGAGTTTGCTATTTAGCAAAGTTAATTTGCCGAATTCTGTATAAGCGCTACCAATTTATTATTAATATCTTTGTCTTCAGAGTTAAGAGAATGAAGATTTTTCCAGGAGCGCAGCCAGGTCATTTGTCGTTTGGCGAGTTGTCGTGTCGCAATAATGGCACGTTCTTGCATCGCCGCATAAGCAAGGTTTCCTTCTAAGTAATGCCATATTTGTCTATAACCTACTGTGCGAATGGAAGGTAAATCGGCATTTAAATCACCGCGCTTAAATAATTTTTCTACTTCTTCTACAAAACCTTGTTGTAACATATCCTGAAATCGTTCTGCTATCAGACGATGATGATGGCTTCTGTCAGGGGGGATAAGCGCAATATTAAGAAATTGATAGGGAAGTGGTGCAAGTGATTGTGTTGATTGTATTTCAGTTAATGTTCGGCCGGTGATTGCGGCTACTTCTAGTGCACGTAATAGCCGTTGTGGATCATTAGGATGGATACGTTGTGCCGCGATGGGATCAATGCGCTGTAATTCAGCATGTAGTTTTTGTGGGCCTTGTTTTTCTAATGCTTGCTGCAATTGTTGACGTATTTCTGGGTTGGCTTTTGGTAAAGACGCAATACCTTGTTGTAATACATGAAAATACAACATAGTTCCACCCACTAAGAGTGGGATACGTTTTTTTTCTAAAATATCTTCGATGGCGTCTAAAGCATCTTCGCGAAACTCGCCAGCTGAATAGCTTTGACTGGGATCACGTATATCAATAAGACGATGTGGCGCTTTTTTAAGTATTTCAGGTGTTGGTTTTGCTGTCCCAATATCCATTTCCCTATAGATCATGGCTGAATCGACGCTAATAATTTCAGCCGGAAATTGCTGTGTGAATTCTATGGCGAGGTTCGTTTTGCCTGAAGCTGTAGGGCCCATCAAGCAAATAACAAGTTTAGCGTCCACGTAAAAATAACCGATCGATTTCAGAAAGAGATAATTGTTTCCATGTTGGTCTGCCATGATTGCATTGGTTACTGCGTGCCGTTTTTTCCATATCACGTAACAGTTGATTCATTTCAGATAAGTTCATGTTGCGGTTAGCACGTACCGCACTATGGCAGGCGATGCTGGATAAAAGCTCGTTAATTTTTTCTGAAAATCGTTGACTGTTTTCATTTTCATGCAAGTCACTTAAGACGTCGTGTATGAATTGTTGACTATCGATATGCGCCAACAAAGAAGGGATTTTACGAACGATAATAGTTTCTGCTGCTAAATTTTCTATTTCGAAGCCAAATTGGGTAAATAAAGCGAGGTATTCTTGCAAGATTTCAGCTTCTTTGCTGGAAAGATGCAGACTAATAGGCAGCAGTAGTGCTTGCGAGTTGACCACTGTGTTTTCTATCGCCTGTTTAAGTCGTTCATAGAGAATGCGTTCATGTGCGGCATGGATATCAACGATAATCAAACCCTCTGTATTCTGCGCTAGAATATAAATGCCGTGTAATTGCGCGAGAGCAAAGCCTAATGGAGGGGCTTTTTCAAACTGTTCTATCTGTTCAGTGGCTTGAATGGGCGTATTGCTGATTGGGGTTGTGGCAAAGCAATGCTCGGGCTCTTCTTTTATTACACTGGGAGTAATCGTTAGTACATTTGACGAAAAGCTAGGTGATAATTCTGTATGTAATGGGAAGATAGTTTGTTGGTTGATATTATTATATGAGTTTATATGTTTAAACATGCTTTCGTTGCGGGGCTGATCAGTGGTTTGTTGTACACTGTCAGTGCTTAATTCAGCAGAAACAGGGCTTGTAGCGGCTAGACTTTTTTGCAAGCAATGTTTCACGAAATCGTAGACAGCACGGTTTTCGCGGAAACGCACTTCATATTTTGCAGGATGCGCATTGACGTCGACGAATTGCGGTTCAATTTCAAGAAATAAAACAAAGGCGGCGTGTCGACCTTGATATAAAACATCTTGATAGGCTTGTTTAA
This is a stretch of genomic DNA from Candidatus Rickettsiella viridis. It encodes these proteins:
- the mutL gene encoding DNA mismatch repair endonuclease MutL, encoding MSTRIARLSPQLANQIAAGEVIERPASIIKELVENSLDANAKQIDIDVEKGGIQRIRIRDDGSGIHKDDLILALDRHATSKIRDLDDLMQIKTLGFRGEALASISSVSRLYLSSSTNTSQQGWQVTADYQNKPKLIPVSHPQGTTVDVHELFFNTPARRKFLRKEQTEFSHIEELVKRLSLSHFSMGFTLQHNKRLIHQLRPATSQSLQEERIAALCSRTFIENAIYMDMENATLRLWGWISLPTFSRSQTDLQYFYVNNRIVKDRLINHAIKQAYQDVLYQGRHAAFVLFLEIEPQFVDVNAHPAKYEVRFRENRAVYDFVKHCLQKSLAATSPVSAELSTDSVQQTTDQPRNESMFKHINSYNNINQQTIFPLHTELSPSFSSNVLTITPSVIKEEPEHCFATTPISNTPIQATEQIEQFEKAPPLGFALAQLHGIYILAQNTEGLIIVDIHAAHERILYERLKQAIENTVVNSQALLLPISLHLSSKEAEILQEYLALFTQFGFEIENLAAETIIVRKIPSLLAHIDSQQFIHDVLSDLHENENSQRFSEKINELLSSIACHSAVRANRNMNLSEMNQLLRDMEKTARSNQCNHGRPTWKQLSLSEIDRLFLRGR
- the miaA gene encoding tRNA (adenosine(37)-N6)-dimethylallyltransferase MiaA is translated as MGPTASGKTNLAIEFTQQFPAEIISVDSAMIYREMDIGTAKPTPEILKKAPHRLIDIRDPSQSYSAGEFREDALDAIEDILEKKRIPLLVGGTMLYFHVLQQGIASLPKANPEIRQQLQQALEKQGPQKLHAELQRIDPIAAQRIHPNDPQRLLRALEVAAITGRTLTEIQSTQSLAPLPYQFLNIALIPPDRSHHHRLIAERFQDMLQQGFVEEVEKLFKRGDLNADLPSIRTVGYRQIWHYLEGNLAYAAMQERAIIATRQLAKRQMTWLRSWKNLHSLNSEDKDINNKLVALIQNSAN
- a CDS encoding MFS transporter, producing MIHEDCELSGNAAKNSSAKSIQKRVILSASIGTVLEWYDFAIYAFLAAVFAKLFFQNLAPTVALMFSYGVFAIGYIARPIGAMLFGHLGDTQGRQKSLSITLLLMAAATFGIGLLPSYETVGIVAPILLVILRLLQGIAIGGESFGSVCFTIESIPPKRTGFYSALVWSSSSTGMLLASVVVFITFVLFKGNSLYTFGWRLPFLLAALGGVIGSYVRYKTSETPVFQCLVRDSLVAKFPLKTIFLSHKSLVAQLFGLYLLSALITYIAFIFMPVYFSDVLGHSRVSANTVNTVMLVSVVVLFVFSGFLSDKIGRKPIMLTAACGFAILSYPLYCFISHGNIVELIIAQSVFTLLSAGFQGPLMALTIDLIPVNIRYSLGSLSYNLAYSIFGGTVPLVAMFLITKTHNVAMPGLYLAAGAAVAILSLLFSKVNLPNSV
- a CDS encoding non-canonical purine NTP pyrophosphatase, which produces MKNEIYYVTGNAGKFEEVSEFFQKKCPELTIKQYALDIDEIQSLDQKAVVRDKVKKAYAALNKPLLLDDGGIFFEAYHQFPGTLSKFVFQGLGFKGLFKLVEEDNRAAFILQLAYTDGKQIQLFEGSCKGTVVIPEDLSSHPQLPFTAIFKPNGSDKTLAELRYTPDFFHYSFRQQALKKFVEWYIVKDTV